In Deltaproteobacteria bacterium, the genomic stretch GGTGGAAGGCGGGTCTCGTCGCGGCCGGCGTGCGGGCCGACATGGACTACGAGGGACGCAGCCTGAAGAGCCAGTTCCGTCGCGCCGACCGGTCGGGGGCCGGGGTGGTCCTCGTTCTGGGCGAGGAGGAGGCGAAGCGGGGGGCGGTGGGATACAGGGAAATGGGTAAGGGGTCGCAGGAAGAGATCCCCGCGGAGGAGGCCTGGCGCCGGCTTCGCGGATCGAAGATCAAGGAGGGTTGACGTTGGACGCGTTTCTTCCCGAGCACAAGCGGACGGTTTACTGCGGGGCGGTGCGCCCCTCCCACGTCGGATCCGAGGTCGTCCTGTGCGGCTGGGTCCACCGGCGGCGGGACCACGGCGGACTGGTCTTCGTGGACCTGCGCGACCGCGAGGGGCTCGTTCAGGTCGTGATCAACCCCGAAGGGTCCGCCGAGGCCCACGCGAAGGCGGACGTCATCCGGGTGGAGTACGTCCTCTCCGTGCGCGGCGTCGTCCGGCGCCGACCCGCCGGGACGGAGAACCCGAACCTGCCGACGGGCGAGGTGGAGGTCGCCGCGGGCACCCTGGCGATCCTCAACGAGTCGAAGCCGATCCCGTTCTCCCTCGAGGACGACACCGACGTCGCCGAGAACGTCCGCCTCAAGTACCGGTACCTCGACCTGCGGCGCCCCTCCGTGCAGGCCATGTTCGTCGCGCGGGCGCGCCTCGCCCGGTCGGTGCGGGAATATTTCTTCGAGAACGGATTCCTCGAGATCGAGACGCCGGTGCTCACCAAGAGCACCCCGGAGGGCGCCCGCGACTACCTCGTCCCCTCCCGCGTCAACCCCGGGATGTTCTACGCGCTGCCGCAGTCGCCCCAGCTGTTCAAGCAGATCCTCATGATCGCCGGGTACGACCGGTACGCGCAGATCGTGAAGTGCTTCCGCGACGAGGACCTGCGCGCCGACCGCCAGCCGGAGTTCACGCAGATCGACGTGGAGATGTCGTTCATCGACCGGGAGGACATCTTCCGGATGATGGAGGGGCTCATGTCCCGCGCCTTCCGGGACGTCCTCGGGATCGCGATCCCCACCCCGATCCCCCGGATGAGCTACCGGGAGGCGATGGACCGGTACGGGGTCGACAAGCCCGACACGCGGTTCGGCCTCGAGATCGCCGATTGCACCGACCTGCTGCGCGCCACCGAATTCCGCGTGTTCTCCGAGGTCGCCGCGAAGGGGGGCGTCATCCGGGCGATCACCGCCCCGGGGCTGGGCGAATCGAGCCGTTCCGAGCTCGCCGCGCTCGAGGAGATCGCCAAGATCGGCGGCGCCTCCGGCCTCGCCTGGTTCAAGGTGACCGGCGCGGGGGTGTTTTCCTCGCTGGCGAAATTCTTCAAGGAGGAGCAGCTCGCCGCCCTGCGCGAACGGTGCGGGGCGAAGCCGGGCGACCTCGTCCTGGTCGTCGCCGACGCGTTCGACGTG encodes the following:
- the aspS gene encoding aspartate--tRNA ligase, with translation MDAFLPEHKRTVYCGAVRPSHVGSEVVLCGWVHRRRDHGGLVFVDLRDREGLVQVVINPEGSAEAHAKADVIRVEYVLSVRGVVRRRPAGTENPNLPTGEVEVAAGTLAILNESKPIPFSLEDDTDVAENVRLKYRYLDLRRPSVQAMFVARARLARSVREYFFENGFLEIETPVLTKSTPEGARDYLVPSRVNPGMFYALPQSPQLFKQILMIAGYDRYAQIVKCFRDEDLRADRQPEFTQIDVEMSFIDREDIFRMMEGLMSRAFRDVLGIAIPTPIPRMSYREAMDRYGVDKPDTRFGLEIADCTDLLRATEFRVFSEVAAKGGVIRAITAPGLGESSRSELAALEEIAKIGGASGLAWFKVTGAGVFSSLAKFFKEEQLAALRERCGAKPGDLVLVVADAFDVACASLGRLRLHLGEKLGMIDRSLHHLLWVTDFPLLEWDKEEKRWGAMHHPFTAPLDEDLPLLDSD